TTAGTGTGCGTGTGTTTTATAAGAAAAGTGCCAGTCAACATGTTGCGTGATTTCGTCTTAGATTGATTGATTATTACCTGCAAGTGTCTCAGCTTGAGACTCGGTGAGCATTGCTGCAAAACCAGAGAATCCGTGCTTGTAGCTGTAAACTATCGACTTCAAGGCTTCATCCTTCCTGTTTCAAGGAAAACAAAGTATGAGTAATCACTTGTGTTTTGTGGTAGTTATCATGATGCAACTTGAGCTAGCATCTAGTACCTCCCAAAAACAGAGGTTAGTAGGTCATGGTGTGACGCGGTGACCATGGATGGATTATcatgtttcttctcccccatatACACAATGTAGAGCTGAAGCAGATTTATGAGGAAGTTATCAAGAAACAATTTCGAAACAAGCCGAATAAATAAAAGTAGCTAGTAAGCACAGAAAAGCAAATCAAAATTTTGTATACGATGAAGCATCAATCTTACTGCTTTGCTGGATGCATTAGCCGAAGGAGACATCACCAGTAGTAACAGAGCACAAGAGAAAACTGTCCTCAAATCCATGTCTGATTTCAAGAATACTACGATGTAGTTGTTGTCTCTCTTCAGGGTAAAATGTCTGCTCTCTTTAGTTTGTACGCATATATAGCAGCCAGGGACAACCATGGATGTGGTGCAACATATTAGAACAGTTCAGACGAACTTGTTTGTGTGTTGTAATGCGCATGCTTTGATCAGGTCTACCACAAATCAAACAAACTACTCGTATATAAATATTTTGGTTTCTGATGTAATTTCTACTACCAAACAAGCTTCTGCTGCTCATTGGGCATAGACGCAGGATGTGTGGGTGCTAAATTAATAGGTCTCCAGTAGGTTTTACGTAAGAACTAGAGTTGACAAATGTGATAGATCTGGTAGTAATAGACTTCCTACAAATAGAAACATTACACGGGCAAAGACAAGGTTAATATGTTCGGCTCATACGTATCTCCAACTGGAAAAATCTCAAGGACGGCGACACTTTCAAATAATTTGTGCTGACGTATATGCTGATGTGATCACATCTATAATTAAGTGAGTTTTTCTCAAGGTGTATATAAAGTGTTACTCTCTTTGAAACGTTCCAAGGTAAAGTTTTTCTTGGCTAATCTGTTTCTCCAAATGGCAAATTGACAAATACGATAACTCTCTCGATCAATATGATTTGACGTATCATGGTTGGTCACCTATATATTTTTTGCGCCATTTACTTCATGAAGACGTCATTGTTGGAGTTCACACAGTTTGGGTCTTGCCAACATGAGGGTTGATGTTGATCGTTGCTGCCGCATCTTGTTTATTGCTGTGGCATGACTATTGGAGgtcattttttttactttttccatTTTATTACTTGGCTGTATGTAACATTGCTGTCTCGACTAGCTCTTCGCATTATGTTGCTACAGAGGTCAAATGTACCTGTTATCATTTTGATTTGAATATATTGCCTTTTTATTAGAAAAGCACATGTTGTGAACCCCATTTTCACCTCTCCACTATTTGCGCCATTTATATTTTGTATTTGTTAGGTAATCTTGTCTAGCAGGTCAATTAGTTAGCTTCTAGCTAAGTTGATTAGTCCGGCTAGGAGATGTCTTGGGTATGTACGCTTGTAGCAAGTAGTAGTCCTTGTCCTAGTGTACGGTTAGGAGTCCTGGTCCGTGAAGATTTAGGCATTGTGTTTGAGTCGGCTTGTGCTAGCCAGTTCGTCCAGGATGACGCATATGCGTGTATAGGGTGACAATTGTAACACCGTgtagagaaaacaaaaaaaggaataaaaagaaggGGCAGGACATGTGCCCTTGGCCAAAGTTTTCGTGTACGCGTGTTCGTCCTGATTTAatgtgatcgatcctgtggcgAAATCCCAACAGTATTTACGATTGGCCTCACGAGGCAAATACATATTTTGACTATACAAGATCAATACTCACTCCGCCACCATATAATTTCCGCGATTCATCCTATTGCCCCTGCCATGGATCCATGGCCTTCAACACATTTCTAGCTGACTTCAATGCAGTAGCCACGAACCCCCGCCATGGTTTGCTATATATTTTCCCCATTTCCTTGTTCTCCTTCCTCCTGCCGCCTCTGCAACGGCCCAAGAGCCTTCTCTCCAGCCCCTGCAAAGTTCCCCTTCACCACCGCCATGACCTCCGCGACAGTGGACAACAAGATTGGAGTGGACAAAGGTGATGGCGTAAGACTGGCTTGGGAGAGGACGAGTCAGCTCAATAGTCGCCATCGAACGAGCTTCCTTCAAATGTATTTCTTGGGGTGAGTAGTAGGAGTACACAACTCAACAATTCTCCTCTCGCTTTAATTTTAAGCAGGATGCAGCTAGGCAAGCGACTTCTTGGACTTCACTACCTCCTTCTGCTGCAACTTGTGAATCTATTAGGTCAACTAGATTGTCTTGTTCAAGTATTTCAACAATGGCATAACAAGTCAATCACCTTCAGAGGGACCTTGCAGCCAGTCAGTATGtgtgtactagtaggagtactagtactagtagctgCCTGGAACGATGAAtgaattaattagctaattaaacaACTCCACCAATCCATATGTCCGGACGCGTGGATGCGCTCATCTAGGAGATAGTTAATTAACATTCCATGTGTGCATGCCTTCGATGCATCATATGGGTTTGATTAGCACGAATACCACTAGAAGTTTTTCTCGTCTTTGCAGGAGTTTCTTGTGACGGATTTATCCACAGAGTGATAATTTAAAGATTCCCTTTATAAAGGTTATTATACAGAGATTGCTTTGGAGCATTTTCGAGAACTTTGAGTCCAACTGTTTTACTAGCACAATACTAACAAGAACTTAACTCTTTTATTTTTGCGGGAATAACAAGATCTTAACTAACACACTCGTTTTATTGTAACAACACAAACGTACATTGGACAAAATCAAACACTAAAAAGTAATATGAAAACAACAATTAGCACCCTTGATAAACTTGCTTGAGTGTAAACATACTTAACGAGGGTATCTTGCATGGAGCGAGAACTCTTCTTCTTGGTTGTATAGTCTGCTCACTTCATCCAAGCTTGTACTTCTTGCAGTAGATGGATAACTTGTTTCAATATAGTTCTCCTCATTCTGAATGGCTCTTGAATCAAATAGGGGATGCTCCTTGGTTGCTTGGAGGCCTTCGAGTGCAATCTCTAGTTGCCTCGTGGTTGGTCTCTCCTCTCCCTTTAATTTTAAGCAGGATGCAGCTAGGCAAGCGACTTCTTGGACTTCATTGCCTCCTTCCGCTGCAACTTGTGAATCTATTAGGTCAACTAGATTGTCTTGTTAAAGTATTTCAACAAATTGCATAACAAGTCCATCACCTTCAGAGGACCTATATGTGATTGGCATCTTCCTCGTAAGCAACTCAACAAGAAGAACTCCGAAGCTATAAACATCACTCATTTCTGATAGTCGTCCTGTGTAATAATACATAGGATCAAGATATCCTATAGTTCCCTGCACTGTTGTTGCTGTTATCCCCGTCTGATTTACAGGAATGTACCTTGACGCACCGAAGTCAGATACCTTTGTTGTCAAGGCATCATCAAGAAGTATGTTGGAAGATTTGATATCTCTATGTATAACAGGGATTGAAATAGCAGAATGAAGATACGCAATGGCTTTGCCTACTTCACATGCGATCCTGAGCCTGTCTCTCCAAGGTATTGATCTTGGTGACGCATGATGAAGATGCTCACTAAGGATTCCATTGGAAATGAACTCGTAGGCTAGCAATGGGATTTCGGTCTCGAGACAACATCCATGAAGTTTCACAACGTTCCTATGATTGATTTGTGATAGTATGGCAACCTCATTTATGAACTCATCAATCTCTCTTTGAACAACAATATTTGACTTCTTGATGGCCACCACATGTAGATCTGACAATATACCTTTGTAGATGGTACCATGGCCTCCTCCACCGAGCTTACGAATTTGATCAAAATTGTTTGTTGCCTTGTCTAGCTCGTTTGGAGGGACAATCATCCTCTCTCCAATATCAGACCTATTGGATATGAGTTGCTGCAACAGCTGCCCACGATTTTGATTGAAGAACTTCAGTTTTATCCTTTCAGCCGTGTGATGCTTAAGCTTGCGGATTATTAAGATTCCACCGAGAGCCAAAAGTATGAGGCAGGGGACAACAGAAACTGAGATACCAATGATTAAACCTGCAAGAAAACCCATACATGTATCTTCGTTAATGTTCTTCAATTATAGCAAATATAGACATATGAATATAAAGATTATGGTTGCGGCACACTGTATTGATCACCAGGCTTCCTACTACTGGGTGCATATATTCACTAAAACTAGCACAAAAGTAAATAAAAACTTTGACAAACAAGTAGTTGGTAGTACTGACGAACAACTTGAAATAGCATATATGACAAACTTGTAGTTTGGTCAGCCGCGGTACTCACCTGTGTTCTTTACACTCTTCATGGACTTGATGCAACCATCGGGTCGTCTAGGGTTTCTATGGTATCCTTGTGGACACCAGCAGTCAAATGATCCCATATTATTGACGCACTCGCCGAAACATCGGTTGTGTACTGGGTCCTTGCACTCGTCCATATCTACGTACATAGAACATACAACACGCTGAACATGACATTGAAATAGGAGCTACATAAGGGTCCGACTGCATAAACAGTGGATTGAAAATTCACAATTCATCAGTGTGGGCAGAGATGTACAAAAATAAAGATTGAGAAACATATGTACGAAAAAGAATTAATTCAAGTCCAGAATATAGCAGAATAATTACGCGGAAAAGCATGCATGTATACATGATAAATAAAAAAGCAAGGACGAAACAAAACACAAATTTACGAATGAATGTGGGTGGGTTAGGTACGTACCTTGGCATCCCCCGGTGACGTAAGGGTTACCCTCGTATCCATCAATGCATTGGCAGAAAAACAATCCCCACCGATATGGTTCGCATTTGCTGTGTTCGCTAACGGAGGCGTTGCACCTAGCGGTCTATCTAGATTCAACAGACGAACCACCCGGTTGGGCAGATCCTGTGCACCGAAATCAGCCTTGACGAGGAGCACGGACACGGGCAGGTCGTCGTTGACCGCGCTGCCGTTGCCCAGTCGTGTGACCTCCACGTTGTAGTACGTTTGGGCCGTGTCGATGGTGGCAACGCAGTAGCCGGCGCTGTCGTTCCGGACGTCGTCGGCGGTGAGTGCACGATGGCCGTCGCAGTAGGAGGAGCAGCCGACGACGTAGCTGTTCCCGCGGCTGATCTCGGTGTGCAGCGTCGCCTGCACGTTGCACCCCACCACCACCAGCTCGGGGCGTAAGGTGCCGAGGTAGTCGGACTTAGACGACAGCGTGTACTGGAAGATGCTGTGGCTGTCGAGGCGGCCGCCGCCCCATGACGCTCTCTTCACGGCGCCGTAGTCGTCGGCGCTGAGGTTCGACCTCGCAGGGCTGAAGATAGGTGGCGTGACGACGCGCACCGTGCTTAGTTGGATCGAGATCTCCTCGACCTGCTGGAAGACGCCGCCCTCGCCGAGGAGCAGCCGGGGCGGCTTGCCAGGGCGGGTGGTGTTGTCGCAGGTGAGGTTGAGGCCCGTCGCCGAGCACCTGGCCGGGCCGAACCCGAACGGGAACGGCACACTCACGTTGCCGCACCTGGTCTCGCACCCCGGCTTCCCTATCATGGGCTCCAGCCCAGCCGGTGGCCCTCCGGCTCCTCCGGCAGCGGAGATCAGCGGCAACAGCATCGTGATCAGTGTCGCTGCCGCTGCCATCGCTACTACGGCCGAGGAGGACACGGTTATCTGTGCCATTAACTAGTTGATGGACTGATTGGTTAAGCTACCGTTGGCATCCGCCACTCCGAGTGTCTGTCTACAAATCAAGACACATGGTTGTGCGTTTGCCACTGCAGTGTTCAGTTCCGGATCTCACCGGCCTACTACTGCATActctctcctttccggtttata
This window of the Triticum aestivum cultivar Chinese Spring chromosome 5D, IWGSC CS RefSeq v2.1, whole genome shotgun sequence genome carries:
- the LOC123125461 gene encoding wall-associated receptor kinase 2-like encodes the protein MAAAATLITMLLPLISAAGGAGGPPAGLEPMIGKPGCETRCGNVSVPFPFGFGPARCSATGLNLTCDNTTRPGKPPRLLLGEGGVFQQVEEISIQLSTVRVVTPPIFSPARSNLSADDYGAVKRASWGGGRLDSHSIFQYTLSSKSDYLGTLRPELVVVGCNVQATLHTEISRGNSYVVGCSSYCDGHRALTADDVRNDSAGYCVATIDTAQTYYNVEVTRLGNGSAVNDDLPVSVLLVKADFGAQDLPNRVVRLLNLDRPLGATPPLANTANANHIGGDCFSANALMDTRVTLTSPGDAKRVVCSMYVDMDECKDPVHNRCFGECVNNMGSFDCWCPQGYHRNPRRPDGCIKSMKSVKNTGLIIGISVSVVPCLILLALGGILIIRKLKHHTAERIKLKFFNQNRGQLLQQLISNRSDIGERMIVPPNELDKATNNFDQIRKLGGGGHGTIYKGILSDLHVVAIKKSNIVVQREIDEFINEVAILSQINHRNVVKLHGCCLETEIPLLAYEFISNGILSEHLHHASPRSIPWRDRLRIACEVGKAIAYLHSAISIPVIHRDIKSSNILLDDALTTKVSDFGASRYIPVNQTGITATTVQGTIGYLDPMYYYTGRLSEMSDVYSFGVLLVELLTRKMPITYRSSEDNLVDLIDSQVAAEGGNEVQEVACLAASCLKLKGEERPTTRQLEIALEGLQATKEHPLFDSRAIQNEENYIETSYPSTARSTSLDEAATSTSTPTSTHILTGCKVPLKVMAVVKGNFAGAGEKALGPLQRRQEEGEQGNGENI